The DNA region CCCGTCACGCCCGCCTGCTCGGCGCTGGCCTGGTGTGGGCCTTCACTGCCGCCATCGCCGGGCTCTCCGCGCAGGGCACTGGCACCGTCACCGGCACGGTGCTGCCGTCGGGTGGCACGCCACTGGCCGGCGTCACGGTGACGTTCAGCGGCGCCACCACGGTGCAGGCGATCACCGACGGTCAGGGAGCATTCGCTGCGCAACTGCCCGCCGGCACCTATCGCGCCTCGGTCAAGCAGCCCGGCTTCAAGCCGTTCACGGCGCGCGTCGACGTGGCCCCGGGAGACACGGTGAGCCGCGACTTCGCCCTCGCGCTCGGCACGGTGCGGGAGCAGATCACGGTCTCGGCCGCACCGGCGCCACCACCGGCCGGCGCGAGCTTCAGCCGTCCGGCGCCGCCGCAGTCGACCGCCGCGTTCGGCCCGCTCGAGCCGCCACGCAAGCTGAAGGACGTCAAGCCGGTCTATGCCGACGAGGTGAAGGCGGCCGGTGTCGCCGGCCAGGTCGTCCTCGAGGCGCGCATCGGCGCCGACGGCTACGTGACCGACACACGCGTCGTGTCGTCGCCGGACGAGCGATTGACCGCGGCCGCGATCGAGGCCGTCGAACAGTGGAAGTTCGCGCCAACGGTACTGCAGGGCAGGCCGGTGGCCACCGACATGACCGTCACCATCGCGTTCGCGCTGAAGTAGGCGGCGGCAGCGCTATCCCTTGCGCACTGCGGCAGCGACGACGCCCATCGTGTCGCGCTGCCGCTCGTGCACCACGCCCATCGCCCGCTCGACCACGGCGCGGGCCGCCGTCCGATCGGCGGCGATCGCCAGGGCGCGCGTCGCAATCGCCTCGCCCTGCACCTGGTCGATCTCGAACAACCACTCCCCCAGCCCGATGTCGCGCCACATCTGACCCTTGCGCGTGTCGGTCGGCTGGCGCACGTGGATGGCCGGCGTGCCGTTGGCCAGCGCGATGATCGGCGAGTGCATCTCGCAGCTCACCACCAGCGCTGCGCGCGCGTACGTCGAGGCGGCCTCGTCGGTGCGCCAGTACCGATCGCGCACCACCACGGCCTTCTTCACGTCGCCGGGCAACCCGTCGAACAGCAGGGGCCGCAGCAGCGGCACCTGGTAGGTCATCTCCGGGCAGGCCAGCACCTTGCCGTGTCCGCCGCGCACCCAGGCGACGATCACCTCACGGAGCTTGGCGTGATCGGCTGCCGCGAACTGATCGTTCACCTGCAGCCGCCGACGCGGCTCGGCCTCGCCCCGCGCCGCTCCCTCGGTGACCCAGGGGTACGGCGTGTACCGCAGCCGCGGCACGACGCACAGGAACCGCCCGGCCTCGAGGCCATGGCGACGACAGAACGCTTCGGCCGTCTCGTCGTCGCGGATGTCGAGCGCGAAGGTGCCGTCGGGCGCGAACGCCTGCGAGGGCGCACGGAGGGCCAGCGACCGCACGTACTCGAGTGACGACGTCTCGCGCGTGAACACGAAGGCGGCGCCCGACAGCAGGTCCTGCAGCGGCGCGTCGACCGTGTCGAGCGTGACCCCGTACACCCCGTAGGGCGTGCCGAGCGTCCGCGCCAGGCGCAGCGCCGCCGGGGCGACGATGCTGGGGCCCGACCCGTGAATCAGCAGGTCCGCCTCGCGTACCACCGGCTCGAGGGGAGTGCCGGCAGGATCGGCATGCTCGGCGAGTTCGAGCACGCGCACCCGGGGGAACCGCCGGCGCAGCAACTCGCGCACCGGCTCGTCGAGCGTCGAGGCCCAGAGCGTCACCTCGGCCCCGGGCAGGTGCTGCTCCAGCAGGCGCAGCACACCCGGCGTATGCGCGATGTCGCCGATGTTGATCGTCTGCCAGGAGGATCGCAGGACGATACGGCGGGGCCGCGCCTGTCCCCAGGCACTCGGGCGAGCCGCGATCACTGCCGCGGCGGTGGCGAGGAACGAGCGGCGGCTGTTCATGGCCGCCCATGCTACCGCGTGAGCGGGCAGGAGCCCACGGCCGAACGGCTCAGTATCGAGGGCTCAGTATCGAGGGCTCAGGACCCAGGACCAGGCTCAGGGCCCAGGGCGCAGGGCTCAGAGAGCTTTCTGAGCCTTGAGCCGTGAGCCTTGTGCCGTGCGCCGTGACGCAGACGATCGCCCGGGTCAGCCGCGGGCTTCGACCGTGCCGAGCCTGGCCACGACCGTCTGCTCGAGCTGGTGCTCGATGGTCAGCAACTGCCGCCGCTCGGCGTCGGCCGGGAGCCCCGCCGCGATCACCTCGGCGCGCCGCGTCGACGCCCCGGTGGAATGGTCGGCCTCGATGTAGGCCTGCACGATGGCGCCGAAGTCGGCGCCGGTGCGCTCGGCCATCGTCGGCAGGAACGTGATGCCGGCGTGGTTGATCACGTGGTTGATCGCCACCGTCGCGATGATCTCGCGCTTGAGCGGATGCTTGCCGAACGTGTCGGCGTACCGCTCCTGCATCAGCGCCGGGAAGTAGCGGCGCAGCAGGGGCAGGCCGGCCGGCGAGTCCGGGAAGCTCGACGCGAGCACGACGTCGTAGGCGTGCATCTTCGCCTGCCCCAGCACCACGGCGAGCAGGGGGCGTGGCAGGCCCCGCACGCGCAGCGGGCTGGCCAGCAGGCTCTCCCGGCTCGGGATGGCCTGGTCCTCGCGGCTGAAGACGCGGTTGACGATCATCTGCTCGATGACCTCGACGAACGTCTCGTACTCGACGACGCTTCGCACGCTGTCGAGCGTGATGGCGCGCGCCTGGTTCCGGTTGTCGTCGAGCACCAGCTCGGACACGTCGTCGGTCATCTGCTTGAGGACGACGTTGCGCGCCTCCTTGCTGGCGATCACCTTCTCGCGTACCAGGATGTCGAGCAGGATCTTGAGGTTGACCTCGTGGTCGGACATGTCGACGCCGCCCGAGTTGTCGATCGCGTCGGTGTTGCACAGGCCGCCGCGTTCCCAGTACTCGATGCGCGCCTTCTGCGTCATCCCGAGGTTGCCGCCCTCGCCGATGACGCGCGCCTGCACGTCGCGGGCGTCGACGCGCACGCGGTCGTTGGCGCGATCGCCGACCTCGGAGTCGTCCTCGGTGCTCGCCTTCACGTAGGTGCCGATGCCGCCGTTGTAGAGCAGGTCGACCTTCGCCGTCAGCAGCCGGCGGATCATCTCCTCGCCGGTCACCTCGTCCTGCTCGATGCCGAACAGCGCCTTCATCTGCGGCGACACCGGAATCGCCTTGGCCGAGCGGTCGAAGATGCCGCCGCCCTCGCTGATCAGCGACGTGTCGTAGTCGCGCCACGTCGAGCGTGGCAGCTTGAAGAGGCGCTCGCGCTCGGCGAACGTCTTCTCCATGTCGGGATCGGGGTCGACGAAGATGTGCGCGTGGTTGAACGCCGCCACCAGCTTCGTCACGCGGCTGCGCAGCGCGCCGTTGCCGAACACGTCGCCCGACATGTCACCGATGCCGATCATCGTGAACGGCTCGACCTGGATGTCCTGGCCCATGTTGCGGAAGTGGTGCAGCACGCACTCCCAGGCGCCACGCGCGGTGATGCCCTCGACCTTGTGGTCGTAGCCGTTCGATCCGCCCGACGCGAACGCATCGCCCAGCCAGAAGCCGTACTGCGCCGACACGGAGTTGGCCGTGTCGGAGAGGTGCGCCGTGCCCTTGTCGGCGGCGACGACCAGGTACGGATCCGGCTGGTCGTACCGGACGACGTCCGGCGGATGCACGACCTGCCCGTCGACGATGTTGTCGGTGATGTCGAGCAGCCCGGAGATGAACTGGCGGTAGCGATCGATCAGGTACTGGTCGAGCGCCGGCCGCTGCGGCAGCTGGCCCTTGAGCACGAAGCCGCCCTTGGACCCGACGGGCACGATGATCGAGTTCTTGACCATCTGCGTCTTCATCAGGCCGAGGACCTCGGTGCGGAAGTCGTCGTGGCGGTCGCTCCAGCGCAGGCCGCCGCGGGCGACCTTGCCGCCGCGCAGGTGGATGCCCTCGAGGTGCGGCGAGTGCACGTAGATCTCGTACAGCGGGCGCGGCGACACCATGCCGGCCACCTTCGCGCACTCGACCTTCATCGACACCACGGGACGCTCGGGCGTCTGGTACGCGTTGGTGCGCACGACCGCGAGCAGCAGGTTCTCGACGCCGCGCAGGATCTCGTCGTCGAGCAGGCTCCCGACCTGCTGCAGTGCCTTGCGCAGCGCGCCGTCTGCCTGATCGACCGCCGCGTCGCGATCGCCGTCGACGACGGGGTTGAAGCGCGCGTCGAACAGCCGGAACAGGGCCGCGGCGGCGGCGCCGTTGCGGACCATCACGCTCGTGATCGTGTCGGCGTTGTAGTTGGGGCGGATCTGGATCAGGTGGTTGCGCAGCGTGCGCAGCACCTCCACCTGCCGCCACGTCAGCCCCTCGCTGGTGATGAGGCTGTTGAGCGCGTCGTCGGTGGCGCGCTTCTCGTGCAGCGCGCGGAGCGCGTCGAGCAACCGGTCCGGCGCGTTGACCACCGAGGCGATCACCCTGGGCGACGCCTGGATCCGCAGCCGCTCCACGAAGCCGGTGCGGTTCTCGGGCAGGATGAGCGGCAGCGACAGCTCGTCGACGACCGGCAGCCCGAGGTTCTGCAGCGTGCGCAGCGTGGCCGTCAGGCCGAGCGGCTTGGGCGCGAACAGCTTGATGGTGACCTGCTCGGCGTGCTCGGGCAGGACGTTCATCTCGAGCCGACCCTCGAGCGCCTCGAGGCGGGCGAGATCGGCCGGTACCTCCTGCGGGGTCGTGGACTCGCGGTACAGGCCGCTGCGGCTCTCGAGCCGCACGTACTTGTTGAACAGCCGCCGGCCCTCGAGCGTGCCGTATGCCCGCTCGAGCTCGATCGCCGCCTGGTCCTCCCACGTGGTCAGGCCCTGCCGCGTCAGCGTACGCACCGTCTCCACGTCGATCGGCGCTTCCATCTCCGCGGTGTCGAAGTAGAAGACGATCACCGCCTTGGTGCCCAGGTCGGCCCACTCGCTGAACAGGATCGGCCCGAAGGCCTCCTGCAGCGACGCGCGCAGCGTCGCCTCGGCCTTCGGCGAGTACCGCACGTCGGAGAAGCCGACCGTCACCGCCGCATAGCCGGTGCCCTGCCGCACGCCGACGGCGATCTCGTCGTCGCCGACCATGTTGACCATCTGCTCGACGATCGTGCAGAGGTCCTCGCGCCGGGCGTAGAACAGCTCGCGCTTCGGGAAGTGGTTGAAGATGGCGCGCGCCTCGCGCCAGGCGTGCGAGTTCGGCGTGACGTGCAGGCCGTCGAGGATGTAGGTGAGCTTGCCGTCCAGCACCGGGATGTCGGCGGCCTTGCTCGCGAACGCGCTCTTGGCGAAGCGGCCGATGAGCAGCGTCATGCCGGCGAGGGCGCCCTCGGGCGTCCACTCGCGCACGAACACGTCCTCGAGCGGACCGAGGTGGTGGATGGCGCGGCCGTTGACGCAGTAGTCGACGTCGATGGTCCGGGGGTCGTCGGCGGCCGGCGCGAGGTTGCGCGTGATGTCGGCCGGCAGGCCCGGGAACACCGTCTCGAGCAGCGAGGGGTCGCGGAACGCGCCGAGCGCGCTGTCGTCCTGGGGCTGCAGGTCGCCGTCGGCGCCGGGCACGTAGCGCATCACGCCCATCAGCACGAAGTTGTCGTCGACGAGCCATTGCAGGAGCCGCGCGGAGGCCTCCGCGGCCGGGGCGTCGCCGTCGCGCCCGCGCAGGCGACCGGCCGCCGCGCCGACCGCCGCCTTCATCGCCGCGAAGTCGCCGACCGCGAGGAACACGCTCTTGAGGAGGCTGAAGATCTGGTGCTCGAGGCGCCGCATCCGCTCGGTGCGCTCGATGCGCTCGATGCGGAACTGGCAGAACAGCTCCTGCGAGCCCTCCTCGCCGTGCGGGCCGACATGCACCACCCGCTCCCACTGCCGGCGCACCGTCAGGCGCGGGTGGATCGCGGAGAAGACGCGCAGCCCCTCGTTCTTGAAGAAGTTGGTGAGGCTCTCGAAGATGAACGGCGCGTCGGGCGTGTGGGTCTCGACGATCGTCACCTCGTGCGGCCCGCCGTCGTGGCCCGCCATCGCCCGGTCTTCCGCGTCGTCGCAGTTGCGGACCGCCACGTGCAGGCCCGGGAGGCCTCGATACAGCTGCACGTCGGGCGGCATCGTGTGCGCGACGAACCTGAAGTACTCTCCGAGGCGCGCCGCCAGGGCCGCCGCCGGGAGGCGGAACACCACGCTGTCGGGCATCTCGGCCAGCACCACGCCGGCGAAGGCGCGGCGCAGGTCACGGTCGCCCTCGGGCGCCGTGTCGGCGACGATGCGTTGCACCTCATCGAGGATCTGGGCTCGCTTGGTCGGGTCGGCTGTGATCATGACGTTTGCTGATGGCCCCTATAACAATCGCTCATGCTATCGCGCTCCCTGAGGGGAGACAAGCCGGGGTGGGATGCTCGCATCGCGGGGTCGTTATCGATGCGACGCCGCCCCGCCGACGGCGGTCGCGCGCCGCCGTTCTGGGCGCGCTCTGGCTCGTCGCCGTGGCGGGCGCGGTCCCGGCGCGGGCGGCCGGCGTGGCCTGGGAAGCGGCCGTCGATCGGTACCTGGCCGGGGATCGTGCCGGGGCAGGCCAGGTGCTGCTCCAGGCGCCGGCCCGGGAGGTCACGCAAGGGGCCCGCGACGCGTACCAGTCGTGGCGCATCCCGCCAGGGTCCGGCGACGACGTCCGCCGGTTGGTGATCAGGCGGCTCGAGGCGTCGGCGCTGCTGCCCCTCGAGGTGCTGATCGTGTCGGGCCGGTCGATGTCGGCCACCCACGAGACCGCGCTCGAGGACGCCGCGCGCGATGCGATCGACCGGTTGGACCCGTTCGACGAGGGCGAGGAGGCCCGGGCGGTCAGCGTGCGGGCATTCCGTGAGTGGGCGCGCCTGGCGTGGCTGCAGTACCTCGTCGGGGCGAGCCGGTTCCTCGACTTCCAGCGCGAGCAGAAGAACACCCGCCCCCCGGCCGGCGCCGACGGCGTCGCGGCACTCTCACTGCTGCGCGGCGTGGCGATCGAGACCCGGGCCCGGCTCGCCGACGAGGCGCCGTCGGCCTCGGTGGCGATGAGCCAGCGCCGCCTGCCGCCGACCTCGCGCGTCCCCGGCATGCTGATCGCCTTCGAGGAGGCCGGCCGGCACTTCCAGAAGGCCCTCGACGCGCGTCCCGAGGACCGCGAGGCAGTGCTGCACCTCGGACGCCTGGCATTCGAGCGTGAGCGCCACGACGAGGCCGAGCGCGTGCTCGCGCCGCTGCTCGAGCAACCGTGCCGCGACGCGATCTGCGGCCTGGCGCACCTGTTCATGGGCGAGGTCGCCGAGGCGCGCAAGCAACCCGATCGCGCCGCGGGGTTCTACGCGAAGGCATCGGCCGTCGCCGCCGTGCGGCAGACGGCGCTGGTGGCGATGATGCAGTCGTCGATGCGCCGCGGGCAGGCGGGCGGCGCCTACGACCTCACGCGGCAGTTCGCCAGCCCGGCAGCCCTCGCGCCCCGGCAGCCCGCCGACGCGTGGAGCCAGTACATCGGCGGGCGCCTCGCGCAGGCCGACCTCGTGCTCGTCCACCTGCTGACCGGGGTGTTGCCATGAGCCGCAGCACGGGAGCCGTGCATCGCCTCGCGGCGCGAGCCGTGCTCACGGCCCTCGCGGCTGGCGCGGGTGCAGGCGTGGCGCGCGCGCAGGACCAACCGACCTTCCGCGCGTCGGTCGACGTGGTGACCATCGATGCGTACGCGCATCGCGATCGCAAGCCGATCCCCGGTCTGACGGCCCGGGACTTCGTGGTCCGCGACAACGGCGTCGAGCAGCCCGTCGACTCGCTCGGCACGACCGACAGCGCGCACGTCATCATCGGCCTCGACCTGAGCGGCAGCGTCGACGGTCCGACGCTCGAACGGCTCAAGGCGGCCGTGCGCACGCTGGCGGCGCAACTGACCGCGCAGGACCGGGTGTCGTTGTTCACGTTCTCGGACCGGTTGCGCCTGCTGATCCGGGCGGCGACGCCCGGCGGCGACATCGAGACGACACTCGCGCGGTTTGCGGCCGGCGGCGCCACGCCGCTGCAGGACGCGATCGTGCTCGGCGCGGCGCTGTCGCACGCCGACCAGCGGCCGTCCGTGTTCCTGCTGTTCACCGACGGCCAGGACACGACCAGCTGGACCTCCGCCGCACGCGCGCTCGACGTCCTGCGCCGCACCAACGTCGTCGTCTTTCCCGTCGGCGCGGGCCTGCCGGTGGCGATGACGTCGGCGCCGTTTGCCGACGCGCTGACGCGGCAGCCGTGGATGGCCGCGACGCCGGGCGATGGCCTGCGTTTGCTGCAGTCGGCAGCCGAGGTGACCGGCGGCGAGTTCCTGCGCGTGGAGAAGGACGCGAAGCTCTCGGAGACCTTCCAGGGCATCCTCGGGCAGTACCGCCAGCGCTACCTGCTGACCTACACGCCGGCGACGACGGCGCCGGGCTTCCACAAGCTGGAGGTGCGCCTGCGCGGGCGCCCAGGCACCGTCGTGGCGCGAGAGGGATACGTGGCGCGGTAGGGATCGGGAGTCGGGAGTCGGGAGTCGGGACGTCGGGAGTCGGGAGTCGGGAGTCGGGAATCGGGCACCGGGCACCGGGCACCGGGCACCGGGCACCGGAACGTCCAACGCCGAACTCGCCGCGCGCCGCAGGCGCACATCGGCGAGTCCTGAACGCCGCATGACGCATGACGCATGACGAACGAAGGCCGACGGCCGAATGACGAAGGCCGTCTCGCTTCGGCAACGGAGTAGACTGCGGCGCACGGGGACGGCGATGCCTCTCGAGCTCATGCGTCGGCTCTCGCTCATCGTCGCGCTCTCGGCAGCGGCGGTGTGTCCGCAAGCGCCACGCGCACAGGAGTCCACGTTCCGTGCGTCGGTCGATGTCGTGAGGATCGACGCCTTCGCGCACCGCGACCAGCAGCCCGTCACTGGCCTGACCGCTCGGGACTTCGTGGTGCGCGACAACGGCGTCGAGCAACAGGTCGATGCCATCGGCACGACCGACAGCGCTCACGTCGTCGTCGGCCTCGACGTCAGCGCCAGCGTGGACGGCGAGACGCTGGCGCAGCTCAGGGCTGGCGTCGCCGCCGTCCTGGCGACGTTGACGCCGCGCGATCGCGTGTCCGTGTTCACGTTCGCCGACCAGGTGCGGATCCTGGCGCGGGTGGCGCAGCCGCAGGCCGGGCTGGACGCACGCATCGGCGACTTGGCGGCCGCCGGCTCGACCTCGCTGCACGATGCGCTGGTGGTGGGCAGCGTGCTGGCGCGCGCCGACGAGCGCCCCTGCGTGTTCCTGCTGTTCACCGACGGCCACGACACGGGGAGCTGGAGCAGCACGCCGCGTGTCTTCGACATCCTCCGACGCACGAACGTGGTGGTGTTCCCGGTGGGCGCGGGCCTGCCACGCGACGGAGTCCCGACGCGGGAGTCGACCTACTTCTACAAGTGGACGTGGACGGCTCCCGCACCTTCCGACACGCGGCTGCTGCTCGAGCGGGTGGCCGACACGACCGGGGGCGCCTTCCTGCGCATCGGGCGCGGCGACCGACTTGCCGACACCTTCGCACGCATCCTCGCGAGCTACCGGCAGCGTTACCTGATCTCGTACACGCCGACCGGCGTCAGGACCGACGACGGCTGGCACCGCCTGGAGGTCCGCCTGCGGAGCCGCCCCGGCGCCGTCGTGGCGCGCGAGGGCTACATGGCGAGGCAGCCATGATGCACGGCGAAGCGCGCGGGCATCGTCGACTCGGGACCATGGCGGCGGCGTGGCTGGCCGTGTCGGTCGGGCTCGGGCTGACCACACCTGCGGCCCGCATCGGACAGGCGCCGGCCGTCGACCTGACCGCGGCTGTAGACGCATGGCTCGCCGGTGATGAAGCCGGTGTCATCGGCGCGTCGCGCCTGCCCGCCGCGGAGGTGCGCGCCAGGGTCGCGCGCCTGCTGACCGCATGGGGAGCAGGCGATGAGGAGGCACCCGCCTATCCGACCGCGCCCTCGGCAGGCATGGCGCCCGA from Luteitalea sp. TBR-22 includes:
- a CDS encoding polysaccharide pyruvyl transferase family protein: MNSRRSFLATAAAVIAARPSAWGQARPRRIVLRSSWQTINIGDIAHTPGVLRLLEQHLPGAEVTLWASTLDEPVRELLRRRFPRVRVLELAEHADPAGTPLEPVVREADLLIHGSGPSIVAPAALRLARTLGTPYGVYGVTLDTVDAPLQDLLSGAAFVFTRETSSLEYVRSLALRAPSQAFAPDGTFALDIRDDETAEAFCRRHGLEAGRFLCVVPRLRYTPYPWVTEGAARGEAEPRRRLQVNDQFAAADHAKLREVIVAWVRGGHGKVLACPEMTYQVPLLRPLLFDGLPGDVKKAVVVRDRYWRTDEAASTYARAALVVSCEMHSPIIALANGTPAIHVRQPTDTRKGQMWRDIGLGEWLFEIDQVQGEAIATRALAIAADRTAARAVVERAMGVVHERQRDTMGVVAAAVRKG
- a CDS encoding NAD-glutamate dehydrogenase domain-containing protein, giving the protein MITADPTKRAQILDEVQRIVADTAPEGDRDLRRAFAGVVLAEMPDSVVFRLPAAALAARLGEYFRFVAHTMPPDVQLYRGLPGLHVAVRNCDDAEDRAMAGHDGGPHEVTIVETHTPDAPFIFESLTNFFKNEGLRVFSAIHPRLTVRRQWERVVHVGPHGEEGSQELFCQFRIERIERTERMRRLEHQIFSLLKSVFLAVGDFAAMKAAVGAAAGRLRGRDGDAPAAEASARLLQWLVDDNFVLMGVMRYVPGADGDLQPQDDSALGAFRDPSLLETVFPGLPADITRNLAPAADDPRTIDVDYCVNGRAIHHLGPLEDVFVREWTPEGALAGMTLLIGRFAKSAFASKAADIPVLDGKLTYILDGLHVTPNSHAWREARAIFNHFPKRELFYARREDLCTIVEQMVNMVGDDEIAVGVRQGTGYAAVTVGFSDVRYSPKAEATLRASLQEAFGPILFSEWADLGTKAVIVFYFDTAEMEAPIDVETVRTLTRQGLTTWEDQAAIELERAYGTLEGRRLFNKYVRLESRSGLYRESTTPQEVPADLARLEALEGRLEMNVLPEHAEQVTIKLFAPKPLGLTATLRTLQNLGLPVVDELSLPLILPENRTGFVERLRIQASPRVIASVVNAPDRLLDALRALHEKRATDDALNSLITSEGLTWRQVEVLRTLRNHLIQIRPNYNADTITSVMVRNGAAAAALFRLFDARFNPVVDGDRDAAVDQADGALRKALQQVGSLLDDEILRGVENLLLAVVRTNAYQTPERPVVSMKVECAKVAGMVSPRPLYEIYVHSPHLEGIHLRGGKVARGGLRWSDRHDDFRTEVLGLMKTQMVKNSIIVPVGSKGGFVLKGQLPQRPALDQYLIDRYRQFISGLLDITDNIVDGQVVHPPDVVRYDQPDPYLVVAADKGTAHLSDTANSVSAQYGFWLGDAFASGGSNGYDHKVEGITARGAWECVLHHFRNMGQDIQVEPFTMIGIGDMSGDVFGNGALRSRVTKLVAAFNHAHIFVDPDPDMEKTFAERERLFKLPRSTWRDYDTSLISEGGGIFDRSAKAIPVSPQMKALFGIEQDEVTGEEMIRRLLTAKVDLLYNGGIGTYVKASTEDDSEVGDRANDRVRVDARDVQARVIGEGGNLGMTQKARIEYWERGGLCNTDAIDNSGGVDMSDHEVNLKILLDILVREKVIASKEARNVVLKQMTDDVSELVLDDNRNQARAITLDSVRSVVEYETFVEVIEQMIVNRVFSREDQAIPSRESLLASPLRVRGLPRPLLAVVLGQAKMHAYDVVLASSFPDSPAGLPLLRRYFPALMQERYADTFGKHPLKREIIATVAINHVINHAGITFLPTMAERTGADFGAIVQAYIEADHSTGASTRRAEVIAAGLPADAERRQLLTIEHQLEQTVVARLGTVEARG
- a CDS encoding tetratricopeptide repeat protein, which produces MAGAVPARAAGVAWEAAVDRYLAGDRAGAGQVLLQAPAREVTQGARDAYQSWRIPPGSGDDVRRLVIRRLEASALLPLEVLIVSGRSMSATHETALEDAARDAIDRLDPFDEGEEARAVSVRAFREWARLAWLQYLVGASRFLDFQREQKNTRPPAGADGVAALSLLRGVAIETRARLADEAPSASVAMSQRRLPPTSRVPGMLIAFEEAGRHFQKALDARPEDREAVLHLGRLAFERERHDEAERVLAPLLEQPCRDAICGLAHLFMGEVAEARKQPDRAAGFYAKASAVAAVRQTALVAMMQSSMRRGQAGGAYDLTRQFASPAALAPRQPADAWSQYIGGRLAQADLVLVHLLTGVLP
- a CDS encoding VWA domain-containing protein, with the protein product MSRSTGAVHRLAARAVLTALAAGAGAGVARAQDQPTFRASVDVVTIDAYAHRDRKPIPGLTARDFVVRDNGVEQPVDSLGTTDSAHVIIGLDLSGSVDGPTLERLKAAVRTLAAQLTAQDRVSLFTFSDRLRLLIRAATPGGDIETTLARFAAGGATPLQDAIVLGAALSHADQRPSVFLLFTDGQDTTSWTSAARALDVLRRTNVVVFPVGAGLPVAMTSAPFADALTRQPWMAATPGDGLRLLQSAAEVTGGEFLRVEKDAKLSETFQGILGQYRQRYLLTYTPATTAPGFHKLEVRLRGRPGTVVAREGYVAR
- a CDS encoding VWA domain-containing protein — translated: MPLELMRRLSLIVALSAAAVCPQAPRAQESTFRASVDVVRIDAFAHRDQQPVTGLTARDFVVRDNGVEQQVDAIGTTDSAHVVVGLDVSASVDGETLAQLRAGVAAVLATLTPRDRVSVFTFADQVRILARVAQPQAGLDARIGDLAAAGSTSLHDALVVGSVLARADERPCVFLLFTDGHDTGSWSSTPRVFDILRRTNVVVFPVGAGLPRDGVPTRESTYFYKWTWTAPAPSDTRLLLERVADTTGGAFLRIGRGDRLADTFARILASYRQRYLISYTPTGVRTDDGWHRLEVRLRSRPGAVVAREGYMARQP